The following are encoded together in the Bradymonas sediminis genome:
- a CDS encoding STAS/SEC14 domain-containing protein, whose translation MLTILKMDAENTVGMRVDGKIETPEFEALIEVLEAKMKSQSDLRLYVELVSFKGFSLDAFFKDLKFALSNFNRFKKKALVTDARWMQRVSGVGDKLTPNIEVKAFSFEEKAAAIEWAQT comes from the coding sequence ATGCTCACGATTCTGAAGATGGACGCTGAAAATACGGTGGGGATGCGCGTCGACGGCAAGATCGAGACGCCCGAATTCGAGGCGCTGATCGAGGTCCTGGAAGCCAAGATGAAGTCGCAGTCCGACCTGCGACTCTACGTTGAGCTGGTGTCGTTTAAGGGTTTTTCGCTCGACGCGTTTTTCAAAGATCTTAAATTCGCGTTGAGCAATTTTAATCGCTTTAAGAAAAAGGCCTTGGTTACCGACGCCCGCTGGATGCAGAGAGTCTCGGGGGTGGGGGATAAGCTGACGCCGAATATCGAGGTGAAGGCGTTTTCTTTTGAGGAGAAGGCGGCCGCCATAGAGTGGGCGCAGACCTGA
- a CDS encoding sulfatase-like hydrolase/transferase, which produces MNYLLRGLRAGMFAGLLLSIWSFIATRSAMGDAMSGIGLTYAVSAYGLLGAPQIIFGALLGGFIGAWGGVLGEDFRERLRRPKVDLRSAAILLSAPVMAGVLGAGVGLLHLAVTSKFVQPTFQALGLVLGTVLLSVGVMAASAPVYRIFYAIFSRLFPVRDAEASTPRATSLVLGVYAIGLLVAAIVGYQYAMGLKVWSATLVRMALAAMLLTPLVFGLMQRVKIEHKAWRFSGLIGALVAFICLGAAYDATSSSAAMRRATTRDSALFSKTAMLLQPLADRDGDGFAGGFGGNDCDDSNPDIYPGAHDIPNNGIDESCSGADAAPPKLKDSQGYKTVHRAINTAHTNAANVAANIPDPPPNLVMILVDTLRVDHLGFAGYERDTSPNIDALARESVFFEDAYAPAPHTPRSIPMLFFSRYPNRLKWYRHNWNYPIILPENLGFFEVLQEAGYKNVGMSSHFYFKEEQGIRQGFTEWDNEGAGSISESNDAIASPAIWKKVEPKIEELAKAWHDDKEQFSLFVHLFDPHARWIPHADFDFGKGSNTYERHVNAYDSEIAFSDSYVGGIIEKLKSENLYEDTIVVITSDHGEGFNEHGYYFHGQTLYNEILKVPLIIRVPGWHSRRVKGPVSLVDVAPTLLELFKVSVPSVFEGQSLVEAMLGRSGAPKRPVFAQLLPYTNWKEHHEAIILGDEKFIMDLTNGVEEYYDLANDPGEQENLRTKKKERADELKQMLNDFMQAK; this is translated from the coding sequence ATGAATTACCTGCTTCGCGGCCTTCGCGCCGGCATGTTCGCTGGACTTCTTTTGAGCATTTGGAGCTTCATCGCCACGCGTTCGGCGATGGGCGATGCGATGAGTGGAATCGGCCTCACCTACGCCGTGAGCGCCTATGGCCTGCTGGGCGCGCCGCAGATTATCTTCGGCGCGCTATTGGGTGGGTTCATCGGTGCGTGGGGCGGGGTGCTTGGCGAAGATTTTCGGGAGCGCCTGCGCCGCCCGAAGGTGGACCTGCGAAGCGCCGCGATCCTGCTGAGCGCGCCGGTGATGGCGGGCGTGTTGGGCGCGGGCGTGGGGCTTTTGCATCTGGCCGTGACCTCGAAATTTGTGCAGCCAACCTTTCAGGCGCTGGGCCTGGTCCTGGGGACGGTGTTGTTGTCGGTGGGTGTGATGGCGGCGTCTGCGCCGGTTTATCGAATCTTCTATGCGATATTCTCGCGGCTCTTTCCGGTGCGCGACGCCGAGGCGTCGACCCCGCGGGCGACCTCGTTGGTCCTGGGCGTCTATGCCATTGGCCTGCTGGTGGCGGCGATCGTTGGGTACCAATACGCGATGGGGCTCAAGGTGTGGAGCGCGACGCTGGTGCGCATGGCGCTGGCGGCGATGTTGCTGACGCCGCTAGTTTTCGGGCTGATGCAGCGCGTCAAGATCGAGCATAAGGCGTGGCGGTTCAGCGGGCTGATCGGCGCGCTCGTCGCCTTTATTTGCCTGGGCGCGGCCTATGACGCGACGAGCTCCTCGGCCGCGATGCGCCGGGCGACCACGCGGGATTCGGCGCTCTTCTCCAAGACCGCGATGCTGCTGCAGCCGCTGGCGGACCGAGACGGCGACGGCTTCGCCGGCGGCTTTGGCGGCAACGATTGCGACGACAGCAACCCCGATATCTACCCGGGCGCCCACGACATCCCAAACAACGGCATCGATGAGAGCTGCTCGGGGGCCGACGCCGCGCCCCCCAAACTAAAGGATTCTCAGGGCTATAAGACGGTGCACCGCGCCATCAACACCGCGCACACCAACGCGGCCAACGTCGCGGCGAATATCCCCGACCCGCCGCCGAACCTGGTGATGATCCTGGTCGACACGCTTCGCGTCGACCACCTGGGGTTCGCAGGCTATGAGCGCGACACCAGCCCGAATATCGACGCGCTGGCCAGGGAATCGGTCTTCTTTGAGGACGCTTACGCCCCGGCGCCGCATACCCCGCGCAGCATCCCGATGCTCTTCTTTAGCCGCTATCCGAACCGGCTGAAATGGTATCGGCATAATTGGAATTACCCGATTATTTTGCCCGAAAACCTCGGCTTTTTTGAGGTGCTCCAGGAGGCCGGGTATAAGAACGTGGGCATGAGCAGCCACTTCTATTTTAAGGAAGAGCAGGGCATTCGTCAGGGGTTCACCGAGTGGGATAACGAGGGCGCCGGCAGCATCTCGGAGTCCAACGACGCCATCGCCTCGCCGGCGATCTGGAAGAAGGTCGAGCCGAAGATCGAGGAGTTGGCCAAGGCCTGGCACGACGATAAGGAGCAATTCTCGCTCTTCGTGCACCTCTTCGACCCGCACGCGCGCTGGATTCCGCACGCCGATTTTGATTTCGGCAAGGGGAGCAATACCTACGAGCGCCACGTCAACGCCTATGACTCCGAGATCGCCTTCTCCGACTCCTATGTGGGCGGGATTATCGAGAAGTTAAAATCCGAGAATCTCTACGAAGACACCATCGTGGTGATCACCTCGGATCACGGCGAGGGCTTTAATGAGCATGGGTATTATTTCCACGGACAGACCCTTTATAATGAGATCTTAAAGGTGCCGCTGATTATCCGCGTGCCGGGCTGGCATTCGCGTCGGGTCAAAGGCCCCGTGAGTCTGGTCGACGTCGCGCCGACCCTGCTTGAGCTCTTCAAGGTCTCGGTCCCCTCGGTCTTTGAGGGCCAGAGCCTGGTCGAGGCGATGCTCGGCCGAAGCGGCGCGCCCAAGCGCCCGGTCTTCGCCCAATTGCTCCCCTATACCAATTGGAAGGAGCATCACGAGGCGATCATTTTGGGCGACGAGAAGTTCATCATGGACCTGACCAACGGCGTCGAGGAGTATTATGACCTGGCCAATGACCCGGGTGAGCAGGAGAATTTGCGCACCAAGAAGAAGGAGCGCGCCGATGAGCTAAAGCAGATGCTCAACGATTTTATGCAGGCGAAATAA
- a CDS encoding RNA polymerase sigma factor — MISRPERQLIAALKKRDEDAFTELVTAYQQRVFNVVYRIVGDREESEDVAQEVFVAVFKYIDSFRGESKFSTWIYRIASNRALNRVKYLKRRSYKKHQDFEDTPDATLQASGTQNTMAQPDEHALGNELHTIINAGLATLSEEHRTVVVLRDVEDMSYTEIAEALEVAEGTVKSRLYRARAALKDYVATRYAPGAASAKKKNAGLTDTASKS, encoded by the coding sequence ATGATATCACGACCTGAGCGACAATTAATTGCGGCGCTCAAAAAGCGTGACGAAGACGCATTTACCGAGCTGGTGACCGCGTATCAGCAGCGGGTCTTCAACGTCGTCTACCGCATCGTGGGCGACCGCGAGGAATCCGAGGATGTGGCCCAGGAGGTCTTCGTAGCGGTCTTTAAATATATTGACTCTTTTCGCGGCGAGTCGAAGTTCTCGACCTGGATTTACCGGATCGCGAGCAATCGAGCGCTCAATCGAGTCAAATATCTAAAGCGGCGCTCCTATAAGAAGCACCAGGATTTCGAAGACACCCCGGACGCCACCCTGCAGGCCAGTGGCACGCAGAATACGATGGCCCAGCCCGATGAACACGCGCTGGGAAACGAGCTGCACACCATCATCAACGCCGGGCTGGCTACCCTATCCGAAGAGCATCGCACGGTCGTCGTGCTGCGCGATGTCGAGGATATGAGCTACACCGAGATCGCCGAGGCATTGGAGGTCGCGGAGGGCACCGTAAAGAGCCGACTCTACCGGGCACGCGCGGCGCTCAAAGACTATGTCGCCACGCGCTACGCCCCGGGCGCGGCGAGCGCTAAAAAGAAGAACGCTGGACTCACTGATACTGCGAGTAAATCATGA
- a CDS encoding superoxide dismutase, producing MGHYGEHKLPELPYAYDALEPFIDEQTMRLHHDIHHNGYVNGLNKAEADLAAARESGDFSKIADIQRRLAFHGSGHVNHTLFWRNMCPPGDYKDPSGDLAKQIEKDFGSLENLKAQFAAAAKTVEGNGWGFLVWSPEGGYLTTVAAENHQKNFVNNQIPLLVLDVWEHAYYLKYQNKRGDYVENFFKIVNWENVAQNFANAKAYNFPKK from the coding sequence ATGGGTCATTACGGCGAACACAAACTTCCTGAGCTTCCCTACGCATACGACGCACTTGAGCCCTTTATCGACGAGCAAACGATGCGTTTGCACCACGATATCCATCATAACGGCTACGTGAATGGGTTGAATAAGGCCGAGGCCGACCTGGCTGCGGCGCGTGAATCCGGCGATTTCTCGAAGATTGCCGATATCCAGCGCCGCCTGGCGTTCCACGGCTCGGGCCACGTCAATCACACGCTCTTCTGGCGCAATATGTGCCCCCCGGGAGACTATAAAGATCCCTCCGGCGACCTCGCCAAGCAGATCGAAAAAGACTTCGGCAGCCTTGAGAACCTCAAAGCCCAATTCGCCGCCGCCGCTAAAACGGTCGAAGGCAACGGGTGGGGATTCCTGGTCTGGAGCCCCGAAGGCGGCTACCTCACGACCGTGGCGGCTGAGAACCACCAGAAGAACTTCGTTAACAACCAGATCCCCCTGCTCGTCCTCGACGTGTGGGAGCATGCTTATTACCTGAAATACCAGAATAAGCGCGGCGATTATGTTGAGAACTTCTTCAAAATCGTGAACTGGGAGAACGTCGCGCAGAACTTCGCGAACGCAAAAGCCTATAACTTTCCCAAGAAATAA
- a CDS encoding TetR/AcrR family transcriptional regulator — translation MTANDEKLSRREQRREDRRDEIKAAGVHIFAKHGYHAAKVSQIVKEVGVAQGTFYLYFEGKEPLFGEILNDFLAMVVGTIADWEPSDLDTREALRGDLTRVGLMLTDVLTENPEHTQIFFREALTVSKEFKEMIREFYETLGAMLSSFNAILFDRGLIARRNNRVLAYMTIGMVERVIQEYVVHGVLDDIPAREVVENLVLLYLEGTAPPAE, via the coding sequence ATGACTGCAAATGACGAAAAACTCAGCCGGCGCGAGCAACGACGCGAAGACCGGCGCGACGAGATCAAGGCGGCGGGTGTACATATCTTTGCCAAGCATGGGTATCATGCGGCTAAGGTCTCCCAGATCGTCAAGGAAGTCGGCGTCGCTCAGGGCACTTTCTACCTGTATTTCGAGGGGAAAGAGCCGCTGTTCGGCGAGATTTTAAACGACTTCTTGGCGATGGTGGTGGGGACGATCGCGGATTGGGAGCCGTCTGATCTCGACACCCGTGAGGCATTGCGCGGCGACCTGACTCGCGTCGGGTTGATGCTGACCGACGTGCTCACGGAGAACCCCGAGCACACTCAGATCTTCTTTCGCGAAGCCCTCACCGTGTCCAAAGAATTTAAGGAGATGATCCGCGAGTTCTACGAGACCCTGGGCGCGATGCTCAGCAGCTTCAACGCGATCCTCTTCGATCGTGGGCTTATCGCTCGGCGAAATAACCGCGTCCTGGCCTATATGACCATCGGCATGGTGGAGCGGGTGATTCAGGAATATGTGGTGCACGGCGTGCTGGATGATATTCCGGCGCGCGAGGTCGTGGAGAATCTGGTGCTTCTGTATCTTGAAGGGACGGCACCTCCGGCTGAATAA
- a CDS encoding aldehyde dehydrogenase family protein codes for MSVIRKTSPVTGEVLGEFEISTPEQVNEAVARAREASVAWRNRTMDERFEVLERMRAIIDRRGEEFARRISEDTGKALLDALMTEMLVVPLFIDHYRRNAEKILKTEKVWPGMLFPGKKAHIEYFPMGVIGVIAPWNFPFQLSMVPVISAIIGGNTVVLKPSEVTPLTGELIRELCEEAKVPRGVIEVVQGDGSTGAALVEADIDMVFFTGSVNTGRKVMAAASKKPIPVELELGGKDAMIVCADANLKRAAKGAMWGALVNGGQMCTSVERLFVVESVHDEFVELLRAEMEAIVVGDTQDVDMGAITFAPQLKTIEEHLAEAKKAGANIVCGGERIDRPGMFFSPTLVTGVDPEMLIYREETFGPVLPVIKVASEEEAVRLANDHQYGLTGSVWTSDIDKGRRIASQMECGQVGINDLVQSVGNPKLPFGGVKSSGFGRYHGDEGLLTFMHAKAVMISSGRFDSEAVWFPYHGKYGAMTRLFHSVLGGQLLGMGKAFVDLLRTPKD; via the coding sequence ATGAGTGTAATTAGGAAGACCAGTCCCGTCACCGGGGAGGTGTTGGGGGAGTTCGAGATCAGCACCCCCGAGCAGGTCAATGAGGCGGTGGCGCGGGCGCGCGAGGCGTCGGTGGCCTGGCGAAACCGCACGATGGACGAGCGCTTCGAGGTGCTCGAGCGGATGCGCGCGATTATTGACCGGCGCGGCGAGGAGTTCGCGCGTCGGATCAGCGAGGATACGGGCAAGGCGCTGCTGGACGCGCTGATGACCGAGATGCTGGTGGTGCCGCTATTTATCGACCATTATCGGCGCAACGCCGAGAAGATTCTCAAGACTGAGAAGGTCTGGCCGGGGATGCTCTTTCCGGGCAAAAAGGCGCATATCGAGTATTTTCCGATGGGCGTCATCGGCGTGATCGCGCCGTGGAACTTCCCATTTCAGTTGTCGATGGTGCCGGTGATTTCGGCGATTATCGGCGGCAATACGGTTGTGCTTAAACCCTCGGAGGTCACGCCGCTGACCGGTGAGCTGATCCGCGAACTCTGCGAGGAAGCGAAGGTTCCCCGGGGCGTCATTGAAGTGGTGCAGGGCGATGGCAGCACCGGCGCGGCGCTGGTCGAGGCCGATATCGACATGGTCTTCTTCACCGGGTCGGTCAACACGGGCCGAAAGGTAATGGCCGCGGCGTCGAAGAAGCCGATCCCGGTGGAGCTGGAGTTGGGCGGCAAGGACGCGATGATCGTGTGCGCCGACGCGAACCTCAAACGCGCCGCCAAGGGCGCGATGTGGGGCGCGCTGGTCAACGGCGGGCAGATGTGCACCTCGGTGGAGCGCCTCTTTGTGGTCGAGTCGGTGCACGACGAATTCGTCGAATTATTGCGCGCCGAAATGGAGGCGATCGTGGTCGGCGATACCCAGGACGTCGACATGGGCGCGATCACCTTCGCCCCGCAGCTCAAGACGATCGAGGAGCACCTGGCCGAGGCCAAGAAGGCCGGCGCCAATATCGTGTGCGGCGGCGAGCGCATCGACCGCCCAGGCATGTTCTTTTCGCCGACGCTGGTCACCGGCGTGGACCCCGAGATGTTGATCTACCGCGAAGAGACCTTCGGCCCGGTGCTGCCGGTCATCAAGGTGGCCAGCGAAGAGGAGGCGGTTCGCCTGGCCAATGACCACCAATACGGGCTGACCGGGTCGGTGTGGACCTCGGATATCGACAAGGGGCGGCGCATCGCGTCGCAGATGGAGTGCGGGCAGGTCGGCATCAACGACCTGGTGCAGTCGGTGGGCAATCCGAAGTTGCCCTTTGGCGGCGTGAAGTCTAGCGGCTTCGGGCGCTACCACGGCGACGAGGGTCTGCTGACCTTTATGCACGCCAAGGCGGTGATGATCTCGAGCGGGCGCTTCGATAGCGAGGCGGTCTGGTTCCCCTATCACGGAAAATATGGGGCGATGACGCGTCTCTTTCACTCGGTGCTTGGCGGGCAGCTATTGGGGATGGGGAAGGCTTTTGTCGACTTGCTGCGCACGCCCAAAGACTGA
- a CDS encoding HEAT repeat domain-containing protein: MTQLAPNIRMKARLWAGGARRCLVVCCLLILCIGALSCDPKTFGEAERREVDTVLSTGIGFSSDPYVQAETLRVLEIIGNPALNHHAEALVESSPSPMVRVAALRVLLANDYKDIRRVAVRSFNEAKSPEKMAILEAVSEYGSAQLRRVLTGRALNSSDPKLRRVAFEQGPLSRLRQAQAQKKTTYLQNTLFPEIGQFIDDSDPVLGAMALRALVEAGEEERAQPMLAALSDPKAPRAKRLAAAEILGRARVAAASDSFQAIVDSTQIGSTGLLVVPERIDKALVRAATLGLVANGNTDLLVQAQSYLENASVAEAIEVLEALSANPSEDAAITLKIAMQDARPEVRDVAVDFYAGHKFAEASAFMEIMAQSDFATRRLLAEELATHYPKQWAKDLAAKLGEKEGRLETLALLRDVVDNDAQNKVLEHLLEPLSALAGAGEEKENALAALLLLRVKDDAQTRALVAAVEEPATHYAYLEHLVRSAPRENVEYFRENLHYGDLYVVRLMSAAGMLLAFEAGAAQKDEPAEGAPGLPVAAE, translated from the coding sequence ATGACTCAATTGGCGCCCAATATACGAATGAAGGCACGGCTGTGGGCGGGGGGCGCGCGGCGCTGTCTGGTGGTGTGTTGTCTGCTCATCCTGTGCATCGGCGCCTTGAGTTGCGACCCGAAGACGTTCGGTGAAGCCGAGCGGCGCGAGGTCGACACCGTGTTGAGCACGGGCATTGGTTTCTCCTCCGACCCCTACGTGCAGGCGGAGACGCTGCGGGTGCTCGAGATCATCGGGAACCCGGCGCTCAATCATCACGCCGAGGCGTTGGTGGAGAGCAGCCCGTCGCCGATGGTGCGGGTCGCCGCGCTGCGTGTTTTATTGGCCAATGATTATAAAGATATTCGGCGCGTGGCGGTGCGCAGTTTTAATGAGGCCAAGTCGCCCGAGAAGATGGCGATCCTGGAGGCGGTCTCGGAGTACGGCTCCGCCCAACTTCGGCGGGTGCTGACCGGGCGCGCTCTTAATAGCAGCGACCCGAAGCTGCGCCGGGTGGCGTTTGAGCAGGGGCCGCTGAGCCGGCTGCGCCAGGCTCAGGCGCAGAAAAAAACGACCTACCTGCAGAACACGCTGTTCCCCGAGATCGGTCAATTTATCGATGACTCGGACCCGGTGCTCGGGGCGATGGCGCTGCGTGCGTTGGTGGAGGCGGGCGAGGAGGAGCGGGCGCAGCCGATGTTGGCGGCGCTGAGCGATCCGAAGGCGCCGCGGGCCAAACGCCTGGCGGCGGCCGAGATCCTGGGGCGCGCGCGGGTGGCCGCGGCGAGCGATAGTTTTCAGGCGATCGTCGACTCGACTCAGATAGGCTCGACCGGCCTTCTGGTCGTGCCCGAGCGCATCGATAAGGCGTTGGTCCGCGCGGCAACGCTGGGGCTGGTGGCAAATGGCAATACCGACTTGCTGGTCCAGGCGCAGTCCTATCTGGAGAACGCCAGCGTCGCCGAAGCCATCGAGGTGCTCGAAGCGCTGAGCGCGAATCCGTCCGAAGACGCGGCCATTACGCTCAAGATTGCGATGCAGGATGCGCGCCCCGAAGTGCGCGACGTGGCGGTTGATTTCTACGCGGGCCATAAATTCGCCGAGGCGTCGGCGTTTATGGAGATTATGGCGCAGAGCGATTTCGCGACGCGCCGGCTTTTGGCCGAGGAGTTGGCGACCCACTATCCGAAGCAATGGGCCAAAGACCTGGCGGCGAAGCTCGGCGAGAAGGAAGGGCGCCTGGAGACGTTGGCGCTGCTGAGGGATGTGGTCGACAACGACGCTCAAAATAAGGTCCTGGAGCATCTTCTTGAGCCACTCAGCGCCCTCGCCGGGGCCGGCGAGGAAAAGGAGAACGCGTTGGCTGCGCTGCTGCTGCTGCGGGTTAAGGACGACGCCCAGACCCGGGCGTTGGTCGCGGCGGTCGAGGAGCCGGCGACGCATTACGCCTATCTTGAGCACCTTGTGCGCAGCGCGCCGCGCGAGAATGTGGAGTATTTCCGCGAGAACCTGCACTACGGCGACCTGTACGTGGTGCGCCTGATGAGCGCGGCGGGGATGCTGTTGGCTTTTGAGGCGGGGGCAGCGCAGAAGGACGAGCCGGCCGAGGGGGCGCCGGGGTTGCCAGTGGCGGCCGAATAG
- a CDS encoding anti-sigma factor family protein: MSISPKSNLSELPEDFDSLEDIARQDMQFIAYLEDDMTPQERNEFRAELLRDPELRREFDAFSEIMGATQSLPAEPLPADFLTKVQARIRAESGGRFFNPQAPRRSFIPYEAVSAAMILLMAAAWIALGTPRDHHIKHVDVTTPPQLHTSPATHRN, translated from the coding sequence ATGAGCATATCACCCAAATCCAACCTCTCCGAACTCCCCGAAGACTTCGATTCCCTGGAGGATATCGCCCGCCAAGATATGCAATTTATCGCGTATCTTGAAGACGATATGACCCCACAGGAGCGAAATGAATTTCGCGCCGAACTGCTGCGCGACCCCGAACTTCGCCGCGAATTCGACGCCTTCAGTGAGATCATGGGCGCCACGCAGTCGCTGCCGGCCGAGCCGCTCCCCGCGGATTTTCTCACCAAGGTACAGGCGCGCATCCGCGCCGAGTCGGGCGGACGCTTCTTCAACCCACAGGCGCCGCGCCGCTCGTTTATCCCGTACGAGGCCGTGTCCGCGGCGATGATCTTGCTGATGGCCGCGGCCTGGATCGCCCTGGGAACCCCGCGCGACCACCATATCAAACACGTCGACGTCACCACGCCGCCGCAGTTGCACACCAGCCCCGCCACCCACCGCAACTAA
- a CDS encoding PEP/pyruvate-binding domain-containing protein — translation MNPKEHDEIMPPGAQDFRYSARVGGAIWPAARAGGKANGLHLLVRQGFDVPPAFCILSDAFEQALACCVHRVESLDELREKLLGFELSEELVAEVDAQMRAIEPGWPASADSLGWAVRSSALDEDAAGHSFAGQQKTVLGVQTRDEIFGALREVWASLYETGAMLYSDGLTLGGKPRSMAVVIQRMIAPGCAGVMFSQNPLSAEAEQIVVNAAKGMGLQVVEGGSAQTYYLEKSSGYVEGYESGDGAGDEATAKPLLDEGQLKELAACARQLEYTFAEPMDIEWAYAPRAVSASSARAESAHGIRPTLYLLQARPITTSAKPAGAAPAPVAAVWTNVNVGEALPGVATPLTWSIIRGFSRLGFERAFGSLGLEVPEDYELVGAFRGRIYLNLSQFMSIASAIPLLKPQTLFEMAGGGDIAALDGNYEQRDSREFLFRLPRTALKIAASQLTTPLVAPFWSRHFKDWRDQYFEQDLSQLSHLEFRDKLDEIDRVFARTGLVMLACSSNFLMSYVLMREAMRLWAGEESAGQEQTLLGALDVESAQAGYDLMELGRLARRSHRLRNAITDHAPGEVLGVLRGLKGHDDVDGFLAAFARFRQLHGHRAPREAELATPRWREDAGFLFEVIAGYIRAPRLPSARELERVRAQARAQVRAEVERFFPAGISGVFRGLLRLTRAQARQREVMRARVVDSLDIYRRYFLECGRRLVLQEAIRQPEDVFYLRVEDLQNWLYNMSSATDLAIRVLVARAMHEANAALPDPPDTFVATGQRIQDAHKFEASDPRAPVHAQSLDEIRGLPGSAGRVTGRARIIRDPNKDAYLEPGEILVAPYADIGWTPLFLIAAGIVTSLGGPLSHACIVAREYQIPTVVNAQGATERINTGDLITLDADRGIIYIRERA, via the coding sequence ATGAATCCGAAGGAACACGACGAAATCATGCCGCCCGGTGCGCAGGATTTTCGCTATAGCGCGCGCGTGGGCGGGGCGATCTGGCCGGCAGCGCGTGCCGGTGGCAAGGCGAACGGTCTGCACCTGCTGGTGCGCCAGGGGTTCGATGTGCCGCCGGCGTTTTGCATTTTAAGCGACGCCTTCGAGCAGGCGCTGGCGTGCTGTGTCCATCGGGTCGAGTCCCTCGACGAATTGCGCGAGAAGTTATTGGGATTCGAGCTGAGCGAGGAGCTTGTGGCCGAGGTCGACGCGCAGATGCGCGCCATTGAGCCCGGGTGGCCGGCGTCGGCGGATTCGCTCGGCTGGGCGGTGCGCTCCTCGGCGCTCGACGAAGACGCTGCCGGCCATAGTTTCGCCGGGCAGCAGAAGACCGTCCTGGGGGTTCAGACGCGCGACGAGATCTTCGGGGCGCTGCGCGAGGTATGGGCGAGCCTCTATGAGACGGGGGCGATGCTCTACAGTGACGGGCTCACCCTGGGGGGCAAGCCGCGCTCGATGGCCGTGGTGATTCAGCGCATGATCGCGCCGGGCTGTGCCGGGGTGATGTTTAGCCAGAACCCGCTGTCGGCCGAGGCTGAGCAGATCGTGGTGAACGCCGCCAAAGGCATGGGCTTGCAGGTGGTGGAAGGGGGTTCGGCGCAGACCTATTACCTGGAAAAGTCCAGTGGTTATGTCGAGGGCTATGAGTCCGGAGACGGGGCGGGTGATGAGGCCACGGCGAAGCCGCTGCTCGATGAGGGGCAGCTTAAGGAGCTGGCGGCCTGCGCGCGCCAGCTCGAATATACCTTCGCGGAGCCCATGGATATCGAGTGGGCGTATGCGCCGCGGGCGGTCTCGGCGTCGTCGGCGCGGGCCGAGAGTGCGCACGGAATCCGGCCAACCCTATATCTATTGCAGGCGCGCCCGATTACGACTTCGGCCAAGCCGGCCGGGGCGGCGCCGGCGCCGGTCGCGGCGGTGTGGACCAATGTCAATGTCGGCGAGGCGCTGCCCGGGGTGGCGACGCCGCTGACCTGGAGCATTATTCGGGGCTTTAGTCGTCTGGGGTTTGAGCGCGCCTTTGGCTCCCTGGGGCTCGAGGTGCCCGAGGACTACGAGCTCGTCGGCGCTTTTCGGGGTCGCATTTACCTGAACCTATCCCAATTTATGAGCATCGCCAGCGCGATCCCGCTGCTGAAACCGCAGACCCTCTTCGAGATGGCGGGCGGGGGAGATATCGCGGCGCTCGACGGAAATTATGAGCAACGCGACTCGCGCGAGTTTCTCTTCCGGCTGCCCAGGACCGCGCTAAAGATCGCGGCCTCCCAGCTTACTACGCCGCTGGTCGCGCCGTTTTGGAGTCGGCATTTTAAGGATTGGCGAGACCAGTATTTTGAGCAGGATTTAAGCCAATTAAGTCACCTTGAGTTTCGCGACAAGCTCGATGAGATTGACCGGGTATTTGCGCGCACCGGGTTGGTGATGCTGGCGTGCAGTTCGAATTTCCTGATGAGCTATGTCTTGATGCGCGAGGCGATGCGCCTGTGGGCCGGGGAGGAGAGCGCGGGGCAGGAGCAAACCCTATTGGGGGCGCTCGACGTTGAGAGCGCTCAGGCGGGGTATGACCTGATGGAGTTGGGGCGGCTGGCGCGGCGTTCGCACCGGCTGCGCAATGCCATCACCGACCACGCGCCCGGTGAGGTCTTGGGGGTTCTCCGGGGGTTGAAGGGCCACGACGATGTCGATGGTTTTTTGGCTGCGTTCGCCAGGTTTCGCCAGCTGCATGGCCACCGCGCCCCCCGCGAGGCGGAGCTCGCCACGCCCCGCTGGCGCGAGGACGCCGGGTTCCTATTCGAGGTCATCGCCGGCTATATTCGCGCGCCGCGCCTGCCCAGCGCGCGCGAGTTAGAGCGGGTCAGAGCGCAGGCGCGCGCGCAAGTGCGCGCTGAGGTTGAGCGGTTTTTCCCGGCCGGGATCTCGGGCGTATTCCGCGGGCTGTTGCGCCTGACGCGCGCCCAGGCTCGCCAGCGCGAGGTGATGCGCGCGCGGGTGGTCGACTCGTTGGATATCTATCGGCGCTATTTTCTGGAGTGCGGGCGGCGCCTGGTGCTTCAGGAGGCGATCCGACAGCCCGAAGACGTCTTCTATCTGCGCGTCGAGGACCTGCAGAATTGGCTATACAATATGAGCAGCGCGACCGATCTCGCGATTCGCGTTTTGGTCGCGCGTGCGATGCACGAGGCGAACGCCGCGCTTCCCGACCCGCCGGATACCTTTGTCGCGACGGGGCAGCGCATCCAAGACGCGCACAAGTTCGAGGCTTCGGACCCTCGAGCGCCTGTCCACGCCCAGAGCCTCGACGAAATCCGCGGGCTCCCCGGAAGCGCTGGGCGCGTGACGGGGCGCGCGCGGATTATTCGAGACCCCAATAAAGACGCGTATCTTGAGCCGGGTGAGATTCTCGTGGCGCCCTACGCCGACATTGGCTGGACGCCGTTATTTCTGATCGCCGCGGGCATCGTGACGAGCCTGGGCGGGCCGCTGAGCCACGCGTGTATCGTGGCGCGCGAATACCAAATCCCCACGGTGGTCAATGCCCAGGGGGCGACCGAGCGGATTAACACCGGTGATTTGATCACCTTGGATGCCGACCGTGGGATTATCTATATTCGGGAGCGAGCCTGA